The Streptomyces sp. NBC_00483 genome contains the following window.
GACGAGTACGTACTCGGGCAGCTCGTCGCGCACCCGGTGCATCAGCAGGGCGCCGACCGGGTCGTGCGGCACGAAGACGGGCCAGTTGTCGGGCATGGCCCACAGCGGCCCGACCAGTTCGGGCCGCTCGGCGAGGGTGGTGACGGTCAGGCCGTCGGGGGTGGCGGGATGCGTGCTCATGCGGTCATCGTGCATGGAAGCGCGGAGGCGCCGCAGTCGGATTTCCGCCCGTCGGCAGCTTCTGGTCCGGGCAGGCGTTCAGCACCTTCTTCATGGCGTCGCGCTCGGCGGCGGTCACCCACACCCCGTACTTCTTCTTCACGGCGACCTGCCCGGCGACGTACGTGCACCGGTACCCCTTGTTGGGCGGCAGCCAGGTGGCGGTGTCGCCATCTCCCTTGCTGCGGTTGGGAGTCGCGTCGACGGCGAGCAGGTTCAGCGGGTCGTTGGCGAACGCGATGCGCTTGCTCGGCTCCCACTGGAAGGCGCCCTTCTGCCAGGCGTCGGACAGCGCGACGAGGTGGTCGATGTCGACCTTGCTGCGGCCGCGCGTGAAGGAGATGTCCTTGCCGCCGTACGGGTCCGGGGAGAGCGTGCCGGAGACGACCTTGCAGTCGCCGTCCGAGTAACGCACGCCTTCCAGGTCCCGCTTGAGGATGTCGTCACGGGTGTCGCAGCTGTTGGAGTCGGTGTCGGCCCAGGCGCTGCCGAACCGTTCCCGCGCGTAACCGGTCTTCGGGGCACGCCCCTTGACGGTCAGCGAGCCGACGGCGGAGAGCGCGCTGCCCGCCTTGCCCTGGGGCTCCGGACCGGCCTCGCCGCCCCCGCCCGTCGCCGCCTCGCACCCGGTGACGGCGACCACGGCCACCAGCACGGCGGCCCCGGCCCGTACAGCGCCTCGCAGCACGGCGCTACCTCCCCTTTTGTTCGCGTTCGGTCCACTCACCGTATCCGAGGCATGATCACACCGTGCCGATGCCCAGCGTCGTCACGGAAGGCAGCAGACCCGACCCGATGACGGCTACCCACAACGGGCCCAGCAGATCCGTGAGTTCGGCGCTCGCCGGTGTCGTAAGCGCCACAGGGCCGGGGCCGGCCGGCTCAGCCCGTCGCGCTGTTCAGCGCCGAGAGGACCGCGCCGTACGCCTCCTTCTTCTGGTACGAGCCGTTGAAGAGGAGCGGGGTCTCCTGGGAGCGCCAGGAGTACTTGTCGGTGACGCCCCACACGGTGATGCCGTTGCACCGGGCGACGGCCACGCAGGCCTGGGTGACCTGCCGGTACACGTTGGCCTGTGCGGAGCCGGAGCCGCCGACGTCGAGTTCGGTGATCTGTACGTTCACGCCGAGGTCGGCGAAGCGCTGGAGGTTCTGCTTATAGGTGCTGAGGTTCTCGTTCGAGGAGAGGTGGCTCTGGAAGCCGACGCAGTCCAGCGGGACGCCGCGGGTGCGGAAGTCCTTGACCATCCGGTAGACGGCGTCGCTCTTGGCGTTGACGCCGTCGGTGCCGTAGTCGTTGTAGCAGAGCTTGGCCTTGGGGTCGGCCGCCTTCGCGGTGCGGAAGGCGTCCTCGATCCAGCCGTCGCCGAGCTGCTTCTGCAGGTTGGACTGGCGTCGGCTGCCGTCCCACTCGTACGCCTCGTTGACCACGTCCCAGGTGTCGATCTTGCCCGCGTAGTGTCCCGCGACCTTGGTGATGTGGTTGCGCATGGCCTGGCGCAGGCTGTCGCCGGTCAGCCCCTGGATCCAGCCGGGCTGCTGGGCGTGCCAGACGAGGGCGTGGCCGCGGACGAACGTGCCGCGCTGCTGTGCGTAGTTGACGAGGTCGTCGCCGCCGCTGAAGTTGAACTGGTTCGGGCTCGGCTCGGTGGCGTCCCACTTCATCGCGTTCTCGGCGACGACGCTGGAGAACTCGCGGTTGAGCGTGGACTCGTAGTCGCTCTCGCCGAGGCGCGGGGCGACCGCGGCGCCGAAGTACCTGCCGTGCTCGGCGGCCGCGCCACCGAGCGTGTCGGCGGCCTGGGCGGTGGGCGACAGGGTCAGGGCGGCGGCCGCCGCGAGGGCGCCGGCCGCCGCGGCGACGAGCACGGATCTGGTCCGTCGTGAGGTGCGGGTTCTGGAGGAGCTGTCGGTCATGGCGCTTCCCTCTCTGGTGGGGGGCCTTGTGGGGCTCAGGACAGGGCGGCTTCCCAGCGCGTACCGTCGCCGGTGGCGTCGGCGGCGAGCCGGTCGCGGGCGGCGGTGTCGTCGTACAGGCGCCAGCGGAACCAGTCCACGAGGGTGTTCTGGGTCCGGTCGAAGGTGGGGAACCCCGGGTTCAGGTACGAGGCGTGGTCCGCGCCGAGGTGGGTGAGGAACGCCTTGGGCGCCGGCAGCTCCGCGTACGCCCGCCGGGCCAGGGCGTAGTCGCAGGTCGGGTCCTTGTCGCCGTGGATGAACAGCGTGCCCGCGTGGACCGAGGCGGCGGGGGTGCCCATGTCGACGCAGGCGACCGGTACGGCGGCGACGATCCGCTCGTCGGGCCAGGCGGTCAGCAGGCCGTGGATGGTCATGCCGCCCATCGAGTGCCCGGAGACGCCGACGCCCGCCGCCGTGTCGATGTGCCCGGCGAAGGGGCCGCTCTGGTTCAGGGCCAGGGTCCGGGTGAGGACCTCGGAGACGTCCTTCGACCACTCCCCTCCGTATACGGAACCGATGTTGGTGTTGTCGGAGATCGAGGGGGCCGGACAGATGAAGCCGGCGGAGGCTATCGCGTGGGTCTGCGAGGCGTACGAGTCGGAGTTGCCGTACGCGCCGTGGTTCCACTCCGCGACGGGGAACACGCCGTCGGCGAGCGGGGCGTCGGGAACGGGGGCGCCGCCGGGGGCGCCGGGGGTCGGGTAGAAGACCTTGGTGAACAGGGAGCGGCTGCCGCGGCTCCAGTTGAACTGGCGCACTCCGATCGCGAACTGCTGTGCGGGCGCGGCCTGTTCGGCCCCCGAGGCCGGGTACAGCCCGGAGTCGAGCAGGGGGACGCTCAGCCCCGCCGTCGCGGCCGCGGTCAGGCCGAGGAAGGTACGTCGCTTCAACGACATGCGTGAACTCCTTGGGTGTGGGGGGGGTGCGCATGCGTGCAGCTCAGGCCGCCATTGGTCGAAATACCGGACGACGGCCGGGCCTTCGGACGTAGGAATGATGGAGGGCTTGACGGTGAGCGGTCAACGTTTCTCGCGCAATTGTTTCGGCAGCTGGACCGAAACTCTTGCGGGAAAGTTTCAACACCACTGGTGAGCGGGCGACTTGGAGGACGGAGAAAAAATCCGGTCGGCGCGGCAGCGCTCAACTCCGCGGCGCCGCCGTGCTCTCGCGGACCACGAGTTCCGTGGCGATCTCCACACCGAGCTGCCGCACCCGCTCCCCACGGCCCAGCGCGAGGGCCAACTCCGTTGCGGAGGCGGCCATTTCGTCGAGCGGCTGGCGCACCGTCGTCAGCGGCGGATCGGCCCAGACGGCGACCGGCATGTCGTCGAAGCCGACCACGCTCAGGTCCTGCGGGACGCGCAGCCCGGCCTCGCGCGCCGCCTGGTAGACGCCGAGTGCCTGCATGTCGTTGGCGGTGACGATCGCGGTGGGCCGGTCGGGGCGGCCCAGCAGCGCCCGGGCCGCGGCCTGGCCGCCCTCGCGCGTGAGCGGCCCACGGACCGTCGCGTCCGGGTCCACGGGCAGCCCGGCCGCCTCCAGCGCGGATCGGTAACCGGCCGCCCTGGCAAGGCAGAACGCGTGGTCGGGGCCGCCGATCAGGGCGATGTGCCGGTGGCCGAGGGCGATCAGGTGGCGCGTCGCCGACCGGCCGCCCTTGAAGTTGGTGGCGCCGACGTAGGGGACGCCGTCGGGCACGTCGTCCATCGGGTCGAAGACGACGTACGGGATGCCCTTCGCCCTGAGCCGCTCGCGCTCCGCCTCGGGGAGCTGGAACACCGACAGTACGCACAGCGGGCGCCGCCCCACGGTGTCGTCGACCGAGGCGTCCGCGTCGTGCAGGCCGAACTTGGAGACGATGACACCGGCCCGGTTCCTGCGGGCCACCTCCTCGACGCCGCGGATGATCTCCCCCACCCACATGCTCTTCAGCTCGCGGAAGATCAGCTCCACGAACTTCTGCCTGTTGTCGGAGGTCTTGCGGTATCCGTGCTCGCTGATCAGTTCCTCGATCCGGGCCCGGGTCCCGTCGGACACCCCCGGCCTGCCGTTGAGCACCCGCGACACCGTCGGCACCGACACTCCCGCCAACGCGGCGATGTGCGCGATCCGCACCGACGCCGGACCCTCATCGCGCGCGGCCTTCCCGCTGCCCGCCGACGTACCCTCACGGCTGTCCGCCACGACCACTCTTCCCGATCAACCGACATCGCCTGCGGGCCGATTCGACTCGACGTTGTCACTGGCGTCAAGGTCGGACGATCCCCGCATGAACACCACGAACACCGGCGCGGGCACCGGCATCGGCCGGCGGATCACGGCGCAGGTGGCGGTGCGGGAGCGGCTGGCGGCCGGCGGCCGGCGGCGGCTCTGTCGCAGGTGTCCGTCAGGTGTTGACCCAGCGGTTGCGGCTGCCGTCCGGGGCGCACTTGATGATCCGGCCGTTCTCGGCGTGCGTGGTGCTCCCGACGTCGGCGTTGCGGCAGAACTGGCCCGCGCTGTAGCAGTTGCCCGCGCTGGAGACGATCTCGCAGGCCGGGGCGGCCGGGGCCTGCGTCCTGGAGTGCGTGGGGGCGGGCGGCGGGGCCTTGGTCCTGGTGTGCGTCGGGGCCGGGGCCTGCGTCTTGGTGCGGGGCGGGGTGGGCGTCGGGGTCGGGGTCGCCGAGTGTGTCGGCTTCGGTGTCGCACTCGGCGTCGCGCTGTGCGTGGCGGACGGCCGCGGCGAGGACGTGACCGGGGCAGGCGTCGTCGTGGACGCGGCGGGACGCACCGACCGCGAGTCGGCGACGTCATCGGTCTTCGGGGACGTACCGGCGCCGAAGGCACCCACGGCGACCATCAGGGCGACCGCGGCTCCGGCGACGGCCGCCAACGACCCGCCCAGCGACGGCTGTTGGACCATCCGCGTGCGCGGCGTGCGCAGTCCGGCGAGGACGGCCCCGCCGAGGGCGAGGACGACGGCCACGACCGCTCCGGCGCCACCGGTGCCGATCACCACGGCCACCACCGCGCCGACGAACGCGACGGCGGCGAGCCCCGCGTCCCCCGCCGAGCGCCGGCGCAGCGCGGTCCACGCGAAGGGCAGCCAGGCGAGCAGGCCGAAGCTGAGCACGGCTATGAGGGCTCGCCCGGCGCATCGGGCGCCGAAGTTCGCAAGGGGCTCGCCGCCCCGGGGAGCAGCCGGCGGGGCTGGTGTGTACGACATGCGCATCCCGTATGTGATGGAAATGTGAAGGATCGGGGGAGAAAGATAGCGCATGCACGGACCGCGGCGGCCCGGAACGCGGAAGACGGTGGTGGGCCCGGACCCCCGCAAGGGTCCGGGCCCACCACCGTCGCCGCTGAGACTCCAGGTGCTACGAACCCAGGATCGTCGTCAGGAACTCCCCGACCCACGCCAGCAGTTCCCGGCCGACCACCGGCTTGCCGCCCATCTTCTTCGGCTTCGGGCGCGGCACGAGGAGCTGGTGGGTGGCCGACTTGATGACCGTGCCGGGGTAGAGGCGCTTGAGGCGGAGTTCCTGGGACTCCCGCAGCTCCACCGGCGCGAAGCGGATGTTGTTGCCCTGGAGCACGATCTCGCCGACCCCGCAGGCCCGCGCCAGCATCCGCAGGCCCGCCACGAGCAGCAGGTTCTCCACCGGTTCCGGCAGCTTGCCGTAGCGGTCGACGAGTTCCTCGCGGACCTGCTTGACGTCGTCCTCCGTGTTCGCGGAGGCGATGGCGCGGTAGGCCTGGAGGCGCAGGCGCTCGCCGGGCGCGTAGTCGTGCGGTACGTGCGCGTCGACCGGGAGCTCGATCTTGACCTCCAGCGGCGGCTCCTCCTCGACGCCGCCTTCGAGCGAGGCGCGGTAGTCCGCGACCGCCTCGCCCACCATGCGTACGTACAGGTCGAAGCCGACGCCCGCGATGTGCCCGGACTGCTCGCCGCCGAGCAGGTTGCCCGCTCCGCGGATCTCCAGGTCCTTCATCGCGACGTACATGCCCGCGCCCATCTCCGTGTGCTGGGCGATGGTGGCGAGGCGTTCGTGCGCGGTCTCCGTCAGGGGCTTCTCGGGCGGGTAGAGGAAGTAGGAGTAGCCGCGCTCGCGACCTCGGCCCACGCGGCCGCGCAGCTGGTGGAGCTGGCTCAGGCCGAAGTTGTCGCCGCGCTCCACGATCAGCGTGTTCGCGTTGGAGATGTCGATGCCGGACTCGACGATCGTCGTCGAGACGAGGACGTCGAACTTCTTCTCCCAGAAGTCCACGACGACCTGTTCCAGGGCCTGTTCGGACATCTGGCCGTGCGCCGTCGCGATCCGCGCCTCCGGCACGATCGCCCGGAGCCTGGCCGCCGCCCTGTCGATGGACTCGACCCGGTTGTGGATGTAGAAGACCTGGCCCTCGCGGAGCAGCTCGCGGCGGATCGCGGCGCCGATCTGCTTCTCCTCGTACGGACCGACGAAGGTCAGGACCGGGTGGCGCTCCTCCGGCGGCGTCGTGATCGTCGACATCTCGCGGATGCCGGTGACCGCCATTTCGAGCGTACGGGGGATGGGGGTCGCCGACATCGTCAGCACGTCGACGTTGGCCCGGAGCTTCTTCAGCTGCTCCTTGTGCTCGACGCCGAAGCGCTGCTCCTCGTCGACGATGACGAGGCCCAGGTCCTTGAACTTGGTCTCGGAGGAGAACAGGCGGTGCGTGCCGATGACGATGTCGACCGAGCCGTCCCGCAGCCCTTCGAGCGTCGCCTTCGACTCGGTATCCGTCTGAAAGCGGCTCAACGCCTTGACGCTGACGGGGAATTGGCCGTACCGCTCGGTGAACGTGCCGAAGTGCTGCTGCACGAGGAGGGTCGTCGGCACGAGGACCGCGACCTGCTTGCCGTCCTGGACCGCCTTGAACGCGGCGCGGACCGCGATCTCCGTCTTGCCGTAGCCGACGTCGCCACAGATCAGCCGGTCCATCGGGACCGTCTTCTCCATGTCCTCCTTGACCTCGGCGATCGTGGTCAGCTGGTCGGGCGTCTCCACGTACGGGAACGCGTCCTCCAGCTCCCGCTGCCAGGGGGTGTCCGAGCCGAAGGCGTGGCCGGGCGCCGCCATGCGCGCGCTGTACAGCTTGATCAGGTCGGCGGCGATCTCCTTGACCGCCTTCTTGGCCTTCGCCTTCGTCTTCGTCCAGTCGGCGCCGCCCAGGCGGTGCAGCGTCGGGGCCTCACCACCCACGTACTTGGTGATCTGCTCCAGCTGGTCCGTGGGGATGTAGAGGCGGTCGCCGGGCTGGCCGCGCTTGGCGGGCGCGTACTCGACGACGAGGTACTCGCGGGTCGCGCCCTGCACCGTGCGCTGCACCATCTCGATGTAACGGCCGACACCGTGCGCCTCGTGCACGATGTAGTCGCCGGATTCGAGGGTGAGCGGGTCGATCGTCTTGCGGCGCCGCGCGGGCATGCGGGCGCCTTCCTTGCCTGCGGCCCGCTGCCCGGTGAGGTCGGTCTCGGTGAGGACGGCGAGCTTCAACCCCGGGTCCACGAAGCCGAATTCGAGGCTGCCGCAGGACACCTGGACGACGGACGGGGCGAGTTCACCGAGGTCCTTCTCCAGGCGGGCCGCGATGCCCTCGCCGCCGAGCACCTCGACGGTGCGGGCCGCGGGGCCGTGGCCCTCGGTGACGTAGACCGCGCGCCACCCGTCGGCGAGCCAGCCCTTGGTGTCGGCGAGCGCGCGGGCGGTGTCACCGCGGTACGTCTCCGGAGCGTGCATGCCGAGCTGGAGGGTGTCCGCCTCCCCGTCCACGGTGTCCGCCGCGAACGGGGACACCGACCACCACATCATCCCGAGCTCGCGCGCCCGGTCCCGGACGTCCGCGATCGCCCACAGGGACGCGGCGCCCACGTCGATGGGGGCCTTGCCGCCGGTGGCAGAGGCGGCCCAGGAAGCCTGGAGGAATTCCTGGCTGGTGGCTACGAGGTCGGCGGCCCGGGTCCGTACGCGCTCCGGGTCGCAGACCATGGCCATCGATCCGGCCGGCAGCACGTCGAGCAGCAGCTCCATGTCGTCGACGAGGACGGGGGCGAGGGACTCCATGCCCTCGACCGCGATCCCCTCGGCGATCTTGCCGAGCAGTTCTCCCAGCTCAGGGTGTTGTTCCGCGAGGTCCGCCGCGCGGGCGCGGACATCGGCGGTGAGCAGCAGCTCGCGGCAGGGCGGCGCCCACAGGCCGTGCTCGGCGATTTCGAGGGAGCGCTGGTCGGCGACCTTGAAGTACCGGATCTCCTCGATGTCGTCGCCCCAGAACTCGACGCGGAGGGGGTGCTCCTCGGTCGGCGGGAAGACGTCGAGGATGCCGCCGCGCACGGCGAACTCGCCGCGCTTCTCCACGAGTTCGACCCGGGCGTACGCCGCCGCGGCCAGCGCCTGGACGGTCTCCTCCAGGTCGGCGCTCTGCCCGCTGCGCAGGGCCACGGGCTCCAGGTCGCCGAGGCCCTTGACCTGTGGCTGCAGCACGGAGCGGATGGGTGCGACGACGACGGAGACCGGGCCCGTCTCCGGGTCGTCGGACGTGGGGTGGGCGAGGCGGCGCAGCACGGCGAGGCGGCGGCCCACGGTGTCCGACCTCGGGCTGAGCCGCTCGTGCGGCAGCGTCTCCCACGACGGGTACTCGACGATGCCGCTCTCCGGCAGCAGCGAGCGCAGCGCGCCGGCCAGGTCCTCGGCCTCGCGCCCGGTGGCGGTCACCGCCAGGACGGGGCGCTTCGCCTCGCGGGCGAGCGCGGCGATCGCGAAGGGGCGGGACGCGGGTGGGCCCACCAGGTCGACGTGCATCCGGTTGCCGTCCCCCGCGGCCTTCACCGCTTCAGCGAGGGCCGCGTCCTTGACGACGGCGTCGAGCAGTCCGTGCAGGCTCATGGAGAAGATCCGTCCCGGGTCAGTGGGCAACGCGAAGGGCCCGACACGTGGTACGGGCCGGGGGTTCCAGCGTACGTCGTCCTCCGGGGGCTCACCCGTTTGAACGTTTCCGGCTACCCGGGGTTGCGGACTCGGGGCTCTGCCCCGGACCCCGCGCCTCAAACGCCGGCGGGGCTGGAAAGATCGGGGCTCCGCCCCGGACCCCGCTGCTCAATCGCCGCAGGGGCTTGAATGGCCCAGCCGCCCAAAGGCCCCCGCGGATGAAGCTCCGCGGGGGCAGGAGGCCGGACGGCTATTCCGTCGCGATTGCGTTCAGGACGTTCATGCGGCCTGCCCTGAAGGCCGGGATCAGGGCCGCGAAGAGGCCCACGAAGGCGGAGGCGATGAAGACCGCGATGATCGTCGGCCAGGGGATCTCCAGGACGCCGAGGCCCTCCAGGGCGAGCAGCTTCTGTGCGGTGGCGCCCCAGCCCATGCCGAGCCCGAGGCCGAGGAGTGCGCCGAAGACGGCGATGACCACCGATTCCAGGCGGATCATGCGGCGCAGCTGGCGGCGCGAGAGGCCGATGGCCCGCATCAGGCCGATCTCCCGGGTCCGCTCGACCACCGAGAGGGCCAGCGTGTTCACGACGCCGAGCACCGCCACGATGATCGCGAGCGCGAGCAGCCCGTAGATCATGTTCAGGAGCTGGCCTATCTGGTCCTTCAGCGTCTGCTTGTAGTCGGTCTGGTCCTTGACCTTGACGGTCGGGTCGGCGGCGACGGAGGCCTTGAGCGCCTTGTACGCCTGGTCGGCCTTGCCGGGCTCCGCCTTCGCGAACATCATCCCGTTCAGCGGCACCCGGTCCGCCGGCAGGTATCGCGTGGCCGTCGCGACGTTCGTGTACATCGCGCCCTTGTCGAAGACCGTGTCCTCGTCCGAGGTGATCGCCGCGACCTTGAGCCTGGCGGTCCGCCCGTGGTCGAAGGCGACGGTCATCGTGTCACCGGCCTTGATGTGGTGGCGCTCGGCGAACTCCGAGCCGACCGACATCGCGTTCTTCCCGTACGCCGCCGAGAGCTGCCCGGAGGTCATGTCGCGCCGCAGGTCCTCGGCGTAGCTCGGGCTCGCCGCGGAGATCTCCTCCTTCTCCTTGGCGCCGGAGGGGGTGGTCAGTGTCGCCTTGACGAACTTGACCTCGGTGACATGGGAGACGCTCCCGCCCTTCTGGACCTTCTTCATGGCTGCGGCGGCCTGCGGTGTGATGTCGCCGTTGCTCGGCTCGACGATGAAGTCCGCGCCGACCGACTTGTCGAGCTGGTCGGTCGCCGAGGCCACCATCGAGGAGCCGACGACGGAGAGGCAGGCGACGAGCGCGAGGCCGATCATCAGGGCCGCGCCCGTGGCGCCGGTGCGGCGCGGGTTGCGCAGCGCGTTGCGCTCGGCCATGCGGCCCACCGAGCCGAACATCCTCAGCAGCACGGCGCTGATGGCGCGGACCACGATGCCGGCGAGCAGCGGGCCGATGACGACGAAACCGATGAGCGAGGCGACGATCCCCGCGCCGAGGAACAGCGAGCCCTCGCTCGCCTTGTCGGCCTGCGCGGCGAGGTACAGCGCGTACCCGCCGCCGCCCGTGAGGACGAGGCCGATGACTGCGCGTACGGCCCCCGCCTTGACGTCGGCCGGGGTGCCCGCGTCGCGCAGCGCGGCCATCGGGGAGACCTTGCCCGCGCGGCGGGCCGGCAGATACGCGGCGAGGACGGTGACGACGATGCCGAGCAGCAGGCCGATCGCCGGGGTCGTCCACTTCACCGTGAGGTCGCCGGTGGACAGCTCCATGCCCATGGACGACATGAGCTTCATCAGGCCGACGGCCAGGCCCACGCCCGCGCCGACGCCGACCACCGAGCCGACGACGCCGAGCAGCAGCGCCTCGACCAGCACGGACCGGTTGACCTGCTTGCGCGAGGAGCCGAGGGCGCGCATCAGGCCGATCTCGCGGGTGCGCTGGGCGACCAGCATCGAGAACGTGTTGATGATCAGGAAGATGCCGACGAGGAAGGCGATGCCGGCGAAGCCGAGCAGGGCGTACTTGATGACGTCCATGAAGGAGCCGACGTCCGCGGCGTTGGCGTCCGCGGTCTCCTGCTGGGTCTGGATCTTGTACGCGCCGCCGGTGCCGAGGGCCGCGGCGACGTCCTTCTTGAGCTGCGTGTCGCTGACGCCGCTGTCCGCGGCGACGTTGATCTGGGTGAACTGCCCGGTCTTGCCGATGAGTTCACGCTGGGAGGTCGCGGTGTCGAAGTAGACGACGGCCGCGCCGGGGTTGGTCACCTTGAAGGCGGCGATGCCGGTGATCTTCGCCTTGAAGTCGCCGGTGGCGGCGATGGTGCGCAGCTCGTCGCCCAGCTTCAGGTGGTGCTTGTCCGCCGTGTCGGAGTCGACCATGACCTCGGTGGGGCCACGCGGCGAGTGCCCGGTGGTGATCTCCATGGACCGCAGGTCGTTGTGCGTCCAGTTGCCCGCGATGGTCGGGGCGCCGGTGGTGGACCCCATGTTCTTGTTGTCGGAGTTCACCACGGTCACGTTCATCGAACTGACCGCGCCCTCGGCCGACTTGATGCCCTCGGACTTCTTCACGGCCGCGAGCGCGGACGCGGGCAGCGACTCGGGCCGCCCGGTGTCGCTGCCCTCGGCCCCGGAGCCCTTGGGGCTGACGGTGACGTCGGACGCGGTGGCGCTGAAGAGCTTGTCGAAGGTCTTGTCCATCGTGTCGGTGAACACGAGCGTTCCCGTGACGAAGGCGACCGAGAGCAGCACGGCGACCGCCGAGAGAGCCATCCGGCCCTTGTGCGCGACGAAGTTGCGCAGCGAGGTCTTCATGACCGTGTTGGCACTCATGATGTGCGACCTCGGGCGTCGAAGTCCTTCATGCGGTCCAGGACGGCCTCGGCGGTCGGGCGCGCCATCTCGTCGACGATGCGGCCGTCCGCGAGGTAGAGGACGCGGTCCGCGTACGAGGCGGCCACCGGGTCGTGCGTGACCATCACGATCGTCTGGCCCAGCTCGTCGACGGAGCGGCGCAGGAAGCCGAGGACCTCGGCGCCGGCGCGCGAGTCGAGGTTTCCGGTCGGCTCGTCACCGAAGATGATCGACGGCCGGGAGGCCAACGCCCGGGCCACGGCGACCCGTTGCTGCTGTCCGCCGGAGAGCTGTGTGGGCCGGTGCTTCAGGCGGTCGGCGAGCCCCACGGTCTCGACGACCTGGCGCAGCCACGCGGCGTCCGGCTTGCGGCCCGCTATGTCCATCGGGAGCGTGATGTTCTCGACCGCGTTCAGCGTCGGCAGCAGGTTGAACGCCTGGAAGATGAAGCCGATGCGGTCCCGGCGCAGCTTGGTGAGCTTCTTGTCCTTGAGGCCGGTGATCTCGGTCTCGTCGAGGAAGATCTGCCCGGACGTGACCGTGTCCAGGCCCGCCAGGCAGTGCATCAGCGTCGACTTGCCGGAGCCCGAAGGGCCCATGATCGCGGTGAACCGGCCGCGGGCGATGTCCACGTCGACGTGGTCGAGCGCGACGACTCGGGTCTCCCCCGTCCCGTACGCCTTCACGAGCTGAAGCGCCCGCGCGGCGACGGCCGAACGCTGTCCAGTGTCCCTGTACCCGGGAATGGTTGCAGCCGTAGTCACGGTAAGTCTCCTAAGTCGGTCACGCCTCGGATGCGTGGGATCAACGCCTTGTGCGGCCAAGTCTGGTGGAGCGGGGTATCCCGGCGCGTTGTGGAAAAGCCCCGTCTTTTCCGGGGGAAAACCCCACCACCCAAACGCTACGAACCCCCCTGTGCCCGCTCGTCCTCCAGCGGGACGAACCGACCCTGGCCCCTTGTACGGAGGCTCCCTTAGGGGAGGTCCACCCCTCGGTGGACGTCTACTCAGGGGCGCCTCCACCCGCATAAGCTCCTGACGTAGATACGTGCAGGGGGAACACATGCAGGGGACCACCGACCGACGCCGCGGAGCCGTCGTCGCCGCGCTGATGCTGAGCATGGCGCTCGCCGCGCTCGACACGACCATCGTCTCGACCGCGGTGCCGCAGATCGTCGGCGACCTCGGCGGCTTCTCCGTCTTTTCCTGGCTGTTCTCGGGCTATCTGCTCGCGGTCACCGTCACCCTCCCCGTGTACGGGAAGCTGTCGGACACCTTCGGCCGCAAGCCCGTGCTGATCGCGGGCAGCGTGCTGTTCCTGGTCGGCTCGCTGCTGTGCGCGTCCGCGTGGAACATGGGCGCCCTGATCGCCTTCCGGGTGGTGCAGGGCCTGGGCGGCGGCGCGATCCAGGGCACCGTGCAGACCCTGGCGGCCGACCTCTACCCCCTGAAGGAACGCCCCAAGATCCAGGCCAAGTTGTCGACCGTGTGGGCCACTTCGTCGGTCCTCGGCCCGGCGCTCGGCGGGCTGCTCGCCTCGTTCGCGGGCTGGCGCTGGATCTTCCTGATCAACCTGCCGGTCGGCGCCGTCGCGCTCTTCCTCCTCGTACGGCACCTGCACGAACCCCGGGCGGACCGGGAGAACGCGGCGCGGCCGCGGATCGACTGGGCGGGCGCGCTCGCGGTGTTCGCGGCCGGCGGGGCGCTGCTGACCTGGCTGGTGCAGGGCGGGGTCGCATGGGCGTGGGGGTCGGCGCCCTCGATCGCCCTGCTCTGTACGGGAGTTGCGCTCATCGGCGCCGTCTTCCTGATCGAGCGGCGGGTGGCCGAGCCGATCCTGCCGGGCTGGGTGTGGCGGCGGCGCACCATCGCGGCGGTCAACCTGGCGCTCGGCGCGATGGGC
Protein-coding sequences here:
- the mfd gene encoding transcription-repair coupling factor yields the protein MSLHGLLDAVVKDAALAEAVKAAGDGNRMHVDLVGPPASRPFAIAALAREAKRPVLAVTATGREAEDLAGALRSLLPESGIVEYPSWETLPHERLSPRSDTVGRRLAVLRRLAHPTSDDPETGPVSVVVAPIRSVLQPQVKGLGDLEPVALRSGQSADLEETVQALAAAAYARVELVEKRGEFAVRGGILDVFPPTEEHPLRVEFWGDDIEEIRYFKVADQRSLEIAEHGLWAPPCRELLLTADVRARAADLAEQHPELGELLGKIAEGIAVEGMESLAPVLVDDMELLLDVLPAGSMAMVCDPERVRTRAADLVATSQEFLQASWAASATGGKAPIDVGAASLWAIADVRDRARELGMMWWSVSPFAADTVDGEADTLQLGMHAPETYRGDTARALADTKGWLADGWRAVYVTEGHGPAARTVEVLGGEGIAARLEKDLGELAPSVVQVSCGSLEFGFVDPGLKLAVLTETDLTGQRAAGKEGARMPARRRKTIDPLTLESGDYIVHEAHGVGRYIEMVQRTVQGATREYLVVEYAPAKRGQPGDRLYIPTDQLEQITKYVGGEAPTLHRLGGADWTKTKAKAKKAVKEIAADLIKLYSARMAAPGHAFGSDTPWQRELEDAFPYVETPDQLTTIAEVKEDMEKTVPMDRLICGDVGYGKTEIAVRAAFKAVQDGKQVAVLVPTTLLVQQHFGTFTERYGQFPVSVKALSRFQTDTESKATLEGLRDGSVDIVIGTHRLFSSETKFKDLGLVIVDEEQRFGVEHKEQLKKLRANVDVLTMSATPIPRTLEMAVTGIREMSTITTPPEERHPVLTFVGPYEEKQIGAAIRRELLREGQVFYIHNRVESIDRAAARLRAIVPEARIATAHGQMSEQALEQVVVDFWEKKFDVLVSTTIVESGIDISNANTLIVERGDNFGLSQLHQLRGRVGRGRERGYSYFLYPPEKPLTETAHERLATIAQHTEMGAGMYVAMKDLEIRGAGNLLGGEQSGHIAGVGFDLYVRMVGEAVADYRASLEGGVEEEPPLEVKIELPVDAHVPHDYAPGERLRLQAYRAIASANTEDDVKQVREELVDRYGKLPEPVENLLLVAGLRMLARACGVGEIVLQGNNIRFAPVELRESQELRLKRLYPGTVIKSATHQLLVPRPKPKKMGGKPVVGRELLAWVGEFLTTILGS
- a CDS encoding ABC transporter permease — encoded protein: MSANTVMKTSLRNFVAHKGRMALSAVAVLLSVAFVTGTLVFTDTMDKTFDKLFSATASDVTVSPKGSGAEGSDTGRPESLPASALAAVKKSEGIKSAEGAVSSMNVTVVNSDNKNMGSTTGAPTIAGNWTHNDLRSMEITTGHSPRGPTEVMVDSDTADKHHLKLGDELRTIAATGDFKAKITGIAAFKVTNPGAAVVYFDTATSQRELIGKTGQFTQINVAADSGVSDTQLKKDVAAALGTGGAYKIQTQQETADANAADVGSFMDVIKYALLGFAGIAFLVGIFLIINTFSMLVAQRTREIGLMRALGSSRKQVNRSVLVEALLLGVVGSVVGVGAGVGLAVGLMKLMSSMGMELSTGDLTVKWTTPAIGLLLGIVVTVLAAYLPARRAGKVSPMAALRDAGTPADVKAGAVRAVIGLVLTGGGGYALYLAAQADKASEGSLFLGAGIVASLIGFVVIGPLLAGIVVRAISAVLLRMFGSVGRMAERNALRNPRRTGATGAALMIGLALVACLSVVGSSMVASATDQLDKSVGADFIVEPSNGDITPQAAAAMKKVQKGGSVSHVTEVKFVKATLTTPSGAKEKEEISAASPSYAEDLRRDMTSGQLSAAYGKNAMSVGSEFAERHHIKAGDTMTVAFDHGRTARLKVAAITSDEDTVFDKGAMYTNVATATRYLPADRVPLNGMMFAKAEPGKADQAYKALKASVAADPTVKVKDQTDYKQTLKDQIGQLLNMIYGLLALAIIVAVLGVVNTLALSVVERTREIGLMRAIGLSRRQLRRMIRLESVVIAVFGALLGLGLGMGWGATAQKLLALEGLGVLEIPWPTIIAVFIASAFVGLFAALIPAFRAGRMNVLNAIATE